Proteins encoded in a region of the Frondihabitans sp. 762G35 genome:
- a CDS encoding LacI family DNA-binding transcriptional regulator: MTAEQNPPSVVRITDVAALAGVSIGTASKALNDTGQLRDETRARVRAAAEKLGFVMDARGRALSSGRSFTVGMITTDSFGRFSIPVMLGAEDVLSAGQMAVFLCDTRDDPVREHHYVRSLSSRRVDGIIVTGRSSDPRPPIDVGIPVVYAFTPSTDDSDVSMVLDDARGAEILAEHVLSLGRRRVAYVSGPVRHAAASRRALAAAARFGGALVAEPLYGEWSEQWGRQAVDLLLRTHPDLDAIACGSDQIARGVCDRLREVGRAVPTDVAVTGFDDWDVMALASRPPLTTVDLRLEDLGRLAGRALLELIAGQTPASASLEPTLVIRASTIGD, from the coding sequence GTGACCGCAGAGCAGAACCCGCCGTCCGTCGTCAGGATCACCGACGTCGCCGCGCTGGCCGGCGTGTCGATCGGCACCGCCTCGAAGGCCCTGAACGACACCGGCCAGCTCCGCGACGAGACGCGGGCCCGGGTGCGGGCGGCGGCCGAGAAGCTCGGATTCGTCATGGACGCCCGGGGCCGCGCCCTCTCCTCCGGCCGGAGCTTCACCGTCGGGATGATCACCACGGACTCCTTCGGCCGCTTCAGCATCCCCGTGATGCTCGGGGCCGAGGACGTCCTGAGCGCCGGGCAGATGGCCGTCTTCCTCTGCGACACCCGCGACGACCCCGTGCGGGAGCACCACTACGTCCGGTCGCTGTCGTCGCGGCGGGTCGACGGCATCATCGTCACGGGAAGGAGCTCCGACCCACGGCCGCCGATCGACGTCGGGATCCCGGTCGTCTACGCCTTCACCCCCTCGACCGACGACTCGGACGTCTCGATGGTCCTCGACGACGCGCGCGGGGCGGAGATCCTGGCCGAGCACGTCCTGTCGCTCGGCCGACGGCGGGTCGCCTACGTCTCCGGGCCGGTGCGGCACGCGGCCGCGTCGCGCCGGGCCCTCGCCGCTGCGGCGCGCTTCGGCGGAGCCCTCGTCGCCGAGCCGCTCTACGGCGAGTGGTCGGAGCAGTGGGGGCGCCAGGCGGTCGACCTCCTCCTGCGGACGCACCCCGACCTCGACGCGATCGCCTGCGGGAGCGACCAGATCGCCCGCGGGGTCTGCGACCGCCTCCGCGAGGTCGGGCGGGCGGTGCCGACCGATGTCGCCGTGACGGGCTTCGACGACTGGGACGTCATGGCGCTCGCCAGCCGGCCGCCCCTCACCACGGTCGACCTCCGCCTCGAGGATCTGGGGCGGCTCGCCGGGCGGGCGCTTCTCGAGCTCATCGCCGGGCAGACGCCCGCGTCGGCCTCGCTCGAGCCGACGCTCGTCATCCGCGCGTCGACGATCGGCGACTGA
- a CDS encoding GntR family transcriptional regulator, whose protein sequence is MARDPSELVERIRRVIARSELRVGDRIGSERGMAEQLDVPRSALREALEELESRDEIRRTMGRTGGVFVADGKIERQLNTVTGVPDMLRQQGYVSETVVLDEELGLATASEQRNLGLADGESVFRLRRRRDAAGIPLSLDTMVLPMRLVPGFERHDHAGSIYRLLAEEYRLETAHADETIDVTAATAEQAAILGVDEGAPLFEIWRVTVDAGDRPLEFSHDFFRADRTRVSLRRSGSRWKRAAPPASR, encoded by the coding sequence GTGGCCCGAGACCCCTCCGAACTCGTCGAGCGAATCCGGCGAGTCATCGCCCGCTCCGAGCTGCGCGTCGGCGACCGGATCGGTTCGGAGCGCGGTATGGCCGAGCAGCTCGACGTGCCGAGGTCGGCCCTCCGCGAAGCGCTCGAGGAGCTGGAGTCGCGCGACGAGATCCGCCGGACCATGGGCCGCACGGGCGGCGTCTTCGTGGCCGACGGCAAGATCGAGCGGCAGCTGAACACGGTGACGGGCGTGCCCGACATGCTGCGTCAGCAGGGCTACGTCTCGGAGACCGTCGTCCTCGACGAGGAGCTCGGGCTCGCGACGGCGTCGGAGCAGAGGAATCTGGGGCTCGCCGACGGCGAGAGCGTGTTCCGCCTGCGGAGACGGCGCGACGCCGCGGGCATCCCGCTGTCGCTCGACACGATGGTGCTGCCGATGCGACTCGTGCCGGGATTCGAGCGGCACGACCACGCCGGGTCGATCTACCGGCTCCTGGCCGAGGAGTACCGCCTCGAGACGGCCCACGCCGACGAGACGATCGACGTGACGGCGGCGACGGCGGAGCAGGCGGCGATCCTCGGGGTGGACGAGGGGGCGCCGCTCTTCGAGATCTGGCGCGTGACCGTCGACGCCGGCGACAGGCCGCTCGAGTTCTCGCACGACTTCTTCCGCGCCGATCGCACTCGCGTCTCGCTCCGCCGGTCGGGGTCGCGCTGGAAGCGCGCGGCCCCGCCCGCCTCACGCTGA
- a CDS encoding PucR family transcriptional regulator, which produces MQTTSPPTVGGLLAESALRLRPRLTGASLARPIDWVHSSDLHDPSPFLTGGSMLLTTGTQFPAEDDDDGYYAAYVDRLAAAGVIAVGFGLEVIREGTPAPLVEACAERGITLVEVPYEIPFIALIRWVADRISARERERDSWTLRAQRAVSIAALTHGTLSSVARALAEQVRGAVVVLSATGDVVLLESAEPVDVAPLEVEARRMLARGSRASLDVALPTWPGFATVQTLGQRGSLRGAIGVVGEGAHDVATQAVVTGAIAIAEVLLGYGDSERHLEQRLGGVIVRLLLASEVRSAAALAEEFSVPLPDTIRVGLAILPDGLSSTDRARLVDAVTRDRLAFVDDRGETLVLVLAASGTDRLRELVDAAPVLEGVSVGVSAPLAPSEAGAGLAQATRVLSQSREPGLRAFGGADGGLLDDLWSPAAESLARRRLAALDGETGDLVACSRLWLDHNGHWESAAREAGLHRHTLKARIGRVGTLLGLDLETFAGRAELWALLQASRA; this is translated from the coding sequence GTGCAGACCACGTCACCGCCCACCGTCGGCGGCCTGCTGGCCGAATCGGCCCTGCGGCTCCGGCCCCGCCTCACCGGCGCGAGCCTCGCCCGGCCCATCGACTGGGTGCACAGCTCCGACCTCCACGACCCGTCGCCGTTCCTCACCGGCGGCTCGATGCTGCTGACCACCGGGACCCAGTTCCCGGCCGAGGACGACGACGACGGCTACTACGCCGCCTACGTCGACCGCCTCGCCGCCGCCGGAGTCATCGCTGTCGGATTCGGCCTCGAGGTGATCCGCGAGGGGACACCCGCACCGCTCGTCGAGGCCTGCGCCGAGCGCGGGATCACGCTCGTGGAAGTCCCCTACGAGATCCCCTTCATCGCCCTCATCCGCTGGGTCGCCGACCGCATCTCCGCGCGCGAGCGGGAGCGCGACTCCTGGACCCTCCGCGCCCAGCGCGCCGTCTCCATCGCCGCCCTGACGCACGGGACCCTGTCGAGCGTCGCCCGAGCCCTGGCCGAGCAGGTCCGCGGCGCCGTCGTGGTGCTCTCCGCGACCGGCGACGTGGTGCTCCTCGAGAGCGCCGAGCCGGTCGACGTCGCCCCGCTCGAGGTCGAGGCGCGCAGGATGCTCGCCCGCGGGTCGCGCGCCAGCCTCGACGTGGCCCTCCCCACCTGGCCGGGCTTCGCCACGGTGCAGACCCTGGGCCAGCGCGGGTCGCTCCGCGGCGCCATCGGGGTGGTGGGCGAAGGAGCGCACGACGTGGCCACGCAGGCCGTGGTCACCGGCGCGATCGCCATCGCGGAGGTGCTCCTCGGGTACGGCGACTCGGAGCGGCACCTGGAGCAGCGGCTCGGCGGCGTGATCGTGCGGCTGCTCCTCGCGTCGGAGGTGCGCTCGGCCGCGGCGCTCGCCGAGGAGTTCTCGGTGCCGCTGCCCGACACGATCCGCGTGGGGCTGGCGATCCTGCCCGACGGCCTGTCGTCGACGGACCGCGCGCGCCTCGTCGACGCAGTGACCCGCGACCGGCTGGCCTTCGTCGACGACCGGGGCGAGACGCTCGTGCTCGTCCTGGCGGCGTCCGGCACGGACCGCCTGCGAGAGCTCGTCGACGCGGCCCCCGTCCTCGAGGGCGTGAGCGTCGGCGTCTCAGCGCCCCTGGCCCCGTCGGAGGCCGGTGCCGGGCTGGCGCAGGCGACGCGCGTGCTCTCGCAGTCGCGCGAGCCCGGGCTGCGCGCGTTCGGCGGCGCCGACGGGGGTCTCCTCGACGATCTCTGGTCACCCGCGGCCGAGAGCCTCGCCCGACGGAGGCTCGCCGCCCTCGACGGCGAGACGGGCGACCTGGTCGCGTGCTCGCGCCTGTGGCTCGACCACAACGGCCACTGGGAGTCGGCGGCGCGGGAGGCGGGCCTCCACCGCCACACGCTCAAGGCGCGGATCGGCCGCGTCGGCACGCTCCTCGGGCTCGACCTGGAGACGTTCGCCGGGCGGGCCGAGCTCTGGGCCCTGCTGCAGGCGTCTCGCGCGTAG
- the gabT gene encoding 4-aminobutyrate--2-oxoglutarate transaminase, whose product MTIVESNATGRAVGGPGLPQRRHLVTEIPGPKSRALLERKSSAVARGVGITLPVFTDVAGGGVLVDVDGNSFIDFGTGIAVTGIGNAAPAVVAAVQEQVERFTHTCFMITGYDSYVGVAEALNRLTPGDHDKRTALFNTGAEAVENAVKIARSYTGRQAVIAFDHAYHGRTNLTMALTAKAMPYKSGFGPFAPEIYRAPLSYPFRDGLDGPAAAKKAIAVIEKQVGASSTAAIIIEPIQGEGGFIVPAPGFLTTLQEWATANGVVFIADEVQTGFARTGRMFASEHEGLVPDLVVTAKGIAGGLPLSAVTGRAEIMDAPHVGGLGGTYGGNPLACAAALAAIDSYENDGLLERAREIETLMLSRLRELQASDPRIGDVRGRGAMIAVEIVDPVTGEPDAALTSKIAAGSHANGVILLTCGTYGNVIRFLPPLSISDDLLHDGLDVVRQALEAA is encoded by the coding sequence ATGACCATCGTCGAATCGAACGCCACAGGACGCGCCGTCGGCGGGCCCGGCCTGCCGCAGCGCCGCCACCTCGTGACGGAGATCCCGGGGCCGAAGTCCCGCGCCCTCCTCGAGCGCAAGTCGAGCGCCGTGGCCCGCGGTGTGGGCATCACCCTGCCCGTCTTCACCGACGTCGCCGGGGGTGGCGTGCTGGTCGACGTGGACGGCAACAGCTTCATCGACTTCGGCACGGGCATCGCCGTCACGGGCATCGGCAACGCCGCGCCCGCCGTGGTCGCCGCCGTGCAGGAGCAGGTCGAGCGCTTCACGCACACCTGCTTCATGATCACCGGCTACGACTCCTACGTCGGCGTGGCGGAGGCCCTGAACCGTCTGACGCCCGGTGACCACGACAAGCGCACCGCCCTCTTCAACACCGGCGCCGAGGCCGTCGAGAACGCGGTCAAGATCGCGCGCTCCTACACGGGCCGCCAGGCCGTCATCGCGTTCGACCACGCCTACCACGGTCGCACGAACCTCACTATGGCCCTCACGGCCAAGGCCATGCCCTACAAGTCGGGCTTCGGGCCGTTCGCGCCCGAGATCTACCGCGCTCCCCTCTCCTACCCGTTCCGCGACGGACTCGACGGCCCCGCGGCCGCCAAGAAGGCCATCGCCGTGATCGAGAAGCAGGTCGGGGCCTCGTCGACGGCCGCGATCATCATCGAGCCGATCCAGGGCGAGGGCGGCTTCATCGTCCCCGCGCCTGGCTTCCTCACGACCCTGCAGGAGTGGGCGACCGCGAACGGCGTCGTGTTCATCGCCGACGAGGTGCAGACCGGCTTCGCGCGGACGGGGCGCATGTTCGCCTCCGAGCACGAGGGCCTCGTTCCCGACCTCGTCGTCACGGCGAAGGGCATCGCGGGCGGTCTCCCCCTCTCCGCGGTCACCGGCCGCGCCGAGATCATGGACGCCCCGCACGTCGGCGGACTCGGCGGCACCTACGGCGGCAACCCGCTCGCCTGCGCCGCCGCCCTCGCGGCCATCGACTCGTATGAGAACGACGGTCTGCTGGAGCGCGCCCGCGAGATCGAGACGCTCATGCTCTCCCGTCTCCGCGAGCTCCAGGCGTCCGACCCGCGCATCGGCGACGTCCGCGGGCGCGGCGCCATGATCGCCGTCGAGATCGTCGACCCGGTCACCGGCGAGCCCGACGCCGCCCTCACCTCGAAGATCGCCGCGGGCAGCCACGCGAACGGCGTCATCCTTCTCACCTGCGGCACCTACGGGAACGTCATCCGCTTCCTGCCGCCGCTCTCGATCAGCGACGACCTGCTCCACGACGGGCTCGACGTCGTGCGACAGGCTCTGGAGGCCGCATGA
- a CDS encoding NAD-dependent succinate-semialdehyde dehydrogenase translates to MTVTASREQELLADVPTGLLIGDSWRASSSSATFAVIDPATGVELAQIADGTPEDGISALDAAVAAGDEWAATAPRVRGEILRRAFDLAVEHREDLALLMTMEMGKSLQEARGEVTYGAEFLRWFSEEAVRISGRYGANPEGTGTTIVSHRPVGPCLLITPWNFPLAMATRKIAPALAAGCTIVLKPAELTPLTSLYFVELLREAGVPDGVVNVVTTTDAKGFSSKVMADPRLRKVSFTGSTPVGQTLLKQAAENVLRTSMELGGNAPFLVFEDADVDAAVTGAMLAKFRNIGEACTAANRFFVHSAVAEEFGRKLTEKVRELRVGRGTEDGVAIGPLINAAAVDKSADLVGDALERGASVLTGGSAIDGPGTFFEPTVLTGITAGTRLLREEIFGPVAAIATFDTEDEAVALANDTEFGLVAYAFTTDLARGHRLMNRLKSGMLGLNTGVVSNASAPFGGVKSSGLGREGGSEGIHEYLDTMYTLIPAS, encoded by the coding sequence ATGACCGTCACCGCATCCCGCGAGCAGGAGCTGCTCGCCGACGTCCCGACGGGCCTCCTGATCGGCGACTCCTGGCGCGCGTCCTCGTCCTCGGCCACCTTCGCCGTGATCGACCCCGCCACGGGCGTCGAGCTCGCGCAGATCGCCGACGGCACGCCCGAGGACGGCATCAGCGCCCTCGACGCGGCCGTGGCGGCGGGCGACGAGTGGGCGGCGACCGCGCCGCGCGTGCGGGGCGAGATCCTGCGCCGCGCCTTCGACCTGGCCGTCGAGCACCGGGAGGATCTGGCGCTCCTCATGACCATGGAGATGGGGAAGTCCCTGCAGGAGGCCCGGGGCGAGGTCACCTACGGGGCCGAGTTCCTCCGCTGGTTCTCCGAGGAGGCCGTCCGGATCTCGGGTCGCTACGGCGCCAACCCCGAGGGCACCGGCACGACGATCGTGTCGCACCGCCCCGTTGGCCCGTGCCTGCTCATCACGCCCTGGAACTTCCCGCTGGCGATGGCCACCCGCAAGATCGCGCCGGCCCTGGCGGCGGGATGCACGATCGTGCTCAAGCCCGCGGAGCTCACGCCCCTGACGAGCCTCTACTTCGTCGAGCTGCTCCGCGAGGCCGGAGTGCCCGACGGCGTCGTCAACGTCGTGACGACGACCGACGCCAAGGGCTTCTCCTCGAAGGTCATGGCCGATCCCCGCCTCCGCAAGGTGAGCTTCACCGGATCCACCCCGGTCGGGCAGACGCTCCTCAAGCAGGCCGCCGAGAACGTGCTGCGGACCTCGATGGAACTCGGCGGGAACGCCCCGTTCCTGGTCTTCGAGGACGCCGACGTCGACGCCGCGGTGACGGGGGCCATGCTGGCCAAGTTCCGGAATATCGGCGAGGCCTGCACCGCGGCCAACCGCTTCTTCGTCCACTCCGCCGTCGCCGAGGAGTTCGGCCGCAAGCTGACCGAGAAGGTCCGGGAGCTCCGCGTGGGCCGCGGCACCGAGGACGGCGTGGCCATCGGCCCGCTGATCAACGCGGCCGCCGTCGACAAGAGCGCCGATCTCGTCGGCGACGCCCTCGAGCGCGGCGCGTCCGTCCTCACCGGCGGCTCGGCGATCGACGGGCCGGGCACGTTCTTCGAACCGACCGTCCTGACCGGGATCACGGCGGGGACGCGGCTCCTGCGGGAGGAGATCTTCGGACCGGTCGCCGCGATCGCGACCTTCGACACGGAGGACGAGGCCGTCGCCCTGGCGAACGACACGGAGTTCGGGCTGGTCGCCTACGCGTTCACGACCGATCTCGCTCGCGGCCACCGCCTCATGAACCGCCTGAAGTCGGGCATGCTGGGGCTGAACACGGGTGTCGTCTCGAACGCCTCGGCCCCCTTCGGCGGCGTGAAGTCGTCGGGCCTCGGCCGCGAGGGCGGTTCCGAGGGCATCCACGAGTACCTCGACACCATGTACACCCTGATCCCGGCGAGCTAG
- a CDS encoding aminobutyraldehyde dehydrogenase: MPNPTLNNYIDGEFVPAHGTGTLDVVDPRTERIVAVSPVSDAADVDAAMAAAERAFPAWKRATPGERQKALLALADALEAASDQLVEAQHRNTGQPMATIASEEVAVGADQIRFFAGAARRLDGIASGEYLGGLTSSVRREPIGVVAQVTPWNYPLMMALWKIGPALAAGNTIVLKPSDTTPESTLVLAEVTRGILPDGVFNVVLGDASTGALLTEHPVPGLVAITGSVRAGRAVAQSGANGLKRVHLELGGKAPVVVFPDVDIDATAAAIAEAGFFNAGQDCTAATRVIVHESIHDAFVDALVKAAEATVTGDVDGAFYGPLNNARHFAAVTAAVEALPEHATIRTGGFRVGDSGFYYAPTVIADVRQDDPIVQDEVFGPVLTVQSFSTADEALELANGVRYALASSVWTDSHTTAERFARDLDFGCVWINTHIPLAAEMPHGGFKQSGYGKDLSAYSIDDYTRVKHVMSAHGRS; this comes from the coding sequence ATGCCGAACCCGACCCTGAACAACTACATCGACGGGGAGTTCGTGCCCGCCCACGGCACCGGCACCCTCGACGTCGTCGACCCTCGCACGGAGCGGATCGTCGCGGTGTCCCCGGTGTCGGACGCCGCCGACGTCGACGCCGCCATGGCGGCGGCCGAGCGCGCCTTCCCGGCCTGGAAGCGCGCCACGCCCGGCGAGCGGCAGAAGGCGCTCCTCGCCCTCGCCGACGCGCTCGAGGCGGCGTCCGACCAGCTCGTCGAGGCGCAGCACCGCAACACCGGCCAGCCGATGGCGACCATCGCCTCCGAGGAGGTGGCTGTCGGCGCCGACCAGATCCGATTCTTCGCAGGAGCAGCCCGCCGCCTCGACGGGATCGCCTCCGGCGAGTACCTCGGGGGCCTCACGTCGAGCGTCCGCCGCGAGCCGATCGGGGTCGTCGCCCAGGTGACGCCGTGGAACTACCCGCTGATGATGGCCCTCTGGAAGATCGGCCCCGCACTCGCCGCGGGCAACACCATCGTGCTGAAGCCGAGCGACACGACACCCGAGTCGACGCTCGTCCTGGCGGAGGTGACCCGGGGCATCCTGCCCGACGGCGTCTTCAACGTGGTGCTCGGCGACGCGTCGACCGGCGCGCTGCTCACCGAGCACCCGGTGCCGGGTCTCGTCGCGATCACCGGCAGCGTCCGCGCCGGTCGTGCCGTGGCGCAGTCGGGGGCGAACGGCCTGAAGCGCGTCCACCTCGAGCTCGGCGGGAAGGCGCCCGTCGTCGTCTTCCCCGACGTCGACATCGACGCGACGGCCGCGGCCATCGCGGAGGCGGGCTTCTTCAACGCCGGCCAGGACTGCACTGCGGCGACGCGGGTCATCGTGCACGAGTCGATCCACGACGCCTTCGTCGACGCCCTGGTGAAGGCCGCCGAGGCGACGGTCACCGGTGACGTCGACGGCGCCTTCTACGGCCCCCTCAACAACGCCCGCCACTTCGCGGCGGTCACCGCCGCCGTCGAGGCGCTGCCGGAGCACGCCACGATCCGCACCGGCGGTTTCCGCGTGGGCGACAGCGGCTTCTACTACGCGCCGACCGTGATCGCCGACGTGCGCCAGGACGACCCGATCGTGCAGGACGAGGTCTTCGGGCCGGTCCTGACCGTCCAGTCGTTCTCGACCGCCGACGAGGCGCTCGAGCTCGCCAACGGGGTGCGCTACGCGCTCGCCTCGAGCGTCTGGACCGACAGCCACACGACGGCGGAGCGGTTCGCGCGCGACCTCGACTTCGGCTGCGTGTGGATCAACACGCACATCCCGCTCGCCGCCGAGATGCCCCACGGCGGCTTCAAGCAGTCCGGCTACGGCAAGGACCTCTCGGCCTACTCGATCGACGACTACACGCGTGTGAAGCACGTCATGAGCGCCCACGGGCGCTCATGA
- a CDS encoding flavin monoamine oxidase family protein — translation MSETLTADVVVIGAGATGLTAASDLVKAGHSVIVLEARDRVGGRLWTNAIEGQMYEIGGQWVSPDQTALIATLDELGLETYSRFRDGESVYVGRDGVAKRFTGDIFPASKETESEIERLIAVMDGLTAEIDPDAPWNHPRAQELDAVSFKEWLARESDDEEARDNIALFIADAMLTKPAHAFSTLQALLMSASAGSFSNLVEADFILDKRVVGGLQGVPVALAAQLGDRVRLEQVVHTLAWSDEGVVATTDTLRVEAKRALVAVPPNLYGRITYEPPLPRKRHQLQQHLSLGLVIKVHATYETPFWRDKGLSGTAFSPYQLVHESYDNSNFGESRGTLVGFVSDEKADRLLALDPAERKARILASLATYYGAEAEHPAVYYESDWAAEEWTQGAYAASYDVGGLSRYGADQNLPVGAVRFGSSDLAGLGYQHVDGAIRVGHRIGAEILTELMAMTVTAP, via the coding sequence ATGTCCGAAACACTCACCGCCGACGTCGTCGTCATCGGCGCCGGCGCGACGGGTCTCACCGCCGCGTCCGACCTCGTCAAGGCCGGCCACTCCGTGATCGTCCTCGAGGCGCGCGACCGCGTCGGGGGGCGCCTCTGGACCAACGCCATCGAGGGTCAGATGTACGAGATCGGCGGCCAGTGGGTCTCGCCCGATCAGACGGCTCTGATCGCCACGCTCGACGAGCTGGGCCTCGAGACGTACTCGCGCTTCCGCGACGGCGAGAGCGTCTACGTCGGTCGCGACGGCGTCGCGAAGCGTTTCACGGGCGACATCTTCCCGGCGTCGAAGGAGACCGAGTCGGAGATCGAGCGGCTCATCGCCGTCATGGACGGACTCACGGCGGAGATCGACCCGGACGCACCCTGGAACCACCCGCGCGCCCAGGAGCTCGACGCGGTGTCGTTCAAGGAGTGGCTCGCCCGCGAGTCGGACGACGAGGAGGCCCGCGACAACATCGCCCTCTTCATCGCCGACGCGATGCTGACGAAGCCCGCCCACGCCTTCTCCACCCTCCAGGCTCTCCTCATGTCGGCGAGCGCCGGCAGCTTCTCGAACCTCGTGGAGGCCGACTTCATCCTCGACAAGCGCGTCGTCGGCGGCCTCCAGGGCGTCCCGGTGGCTCTCGCGGCGCAGCTCGGCGACCGCGTGCGTCTCGAGCAGGTCGTGCACACTCTCGCCTGGTCGGACGAGGGCGTCGTCGCCACCACGGACACCCTGCGGGTCGAGGCCAAGCGCGCGCTCGTCGCCGTGCCGCCGAACCTCTACGGCCGGATCACCTACGAGCCGCCGCTGCCCCGCAAGCGCCACCAGCTCCAGCAGCACCTGTCGCTCGGGCTCGTCATCAAGGTCCACGCGACCTACGAGACGCCGTTCTGGCGCGACAAGGGCCTGTCGGGGACGGCGTTCAGCCCGTACCAGCTCGTCCACGAGTCCTACGACAACAGCAACTTCGGCGAGTCCCGGGGCACGCTCGTCGGCTTCGTGTCGGACGAGAAGGCCGACCGCCTCCTCGCGCTCGACCCCGCGGAGCGGAAGGCGCGCATCCTGGCGTCGCTGGCGACGTACTACGGGGCCGAGGCCGAGCATCCTGCGGTCTACTACGAGAGCGACTGGGCCGCCGAGGAGTGGACGCAGGGCGCGTACGCGGCGAGCTACGACGTCGGCGGTCTGAGCCGCTACGGCGCCGATCAGAATCTGCCGGTCGGGGCGGTGCGGTTCGGCTCCAGCGACCTCGCGGGGCTGGGCTACCAGCACGTCGACGGGGCCATCCGCGTCGGGCACCGCATCGGCGCCGAGATCCTCACCGAGCTGATGGCGATGACTGTAACCGCGCCGTAA
- a CDS encoding APC family permease produces MALDIDTPHLAPAATESSKLKRHFGRFDILFFLICTIVGVDTISTVAAAGGQAFTFMVILAVVFFIPQALLFSELGTAFPQEGGPYIWTRMAFGHLAGAVNNFLYWVTNPVWLGGTLAFSGAYALQVFFNDGKAFSTLVFYLITIPFIWVAVLAAVLSFRIGKWITTVGAFARFVLLGVFVVTVAVYGLQNGVHGLGASSFTPTIGGFVALVGVLLFNYVGFELPNSAGEEMKDSTRDVPFAIARSAVFSFLLYAVPILGILLVLPTDAVTNFGGLVDAIKQVFGVYGGLAPVMGGLAGIVFVLCVLTSGVTWIMGSDRALAVSGYDGAAPRSLGVINAKLGTPVRVNIFSGVVSTIVLVLAYTITEGSAAKFFIAVLGVTISTTLISYLLIFPSLWKLRRSHPDVARPFRMPAYRVLTVVLMLLLAFTVVQLVAPGAFFDWFGSDFRPDGWDASESVTYLLTELVPVVVFMLIGVLFWALGTKTRRENAALARELDEAAASTSGR; encoded by the coding sequence ATGGCACTCGACATCGACACCCCCCACCTCGCCCCGGCGGCTACGGAGAGCAGCAAGCTCAAACGCCACTTCGGACGCTTCGACATCCTGTTCTTCCTGATCTGCACGATCGTGGGGGTCGACACGATCTCCACGGTCGCGGCAGCCGGGGGCCAGGCATTCACCTTCATGGTGATCCTGGCGGTCGTCTTCTTCATCCCCCAGGCCCTGCTCTTCTCCGAGCTCGGCACCGCCTTCCCCCAGGAGGGCGGGCCGTACATCTGGACGCGCATGGCCTTCGGCCACCTCGCGGGAGCCGTCAACAACTTCCTCTACTGGGTCACGAACCCGGTGTGGCTGGGCGGCACCCTGGCCTTCTCGGGGGCCTACGCCCTGCAGGTCTTCTTCAACGACGGCAAGGCGTTCTCGACCCTGGTCTTCTACCTGATCACGATCCCGTTCATCTGGGTCGCCGTCCTGGCCGCGGTCCTCTCGTTCCGGATCGGCAAGTGGATCACGACCGTCGGGGCGTTCGCCCGATTCGTGCTCCTCGGGGTCTTCGTCGTCACGGTGGCGGTGTACGGCCTTCAGAACGGCGTGCACGGGCTGGGGGCCTCGTCGTTCACGCCGACGATCGGCGGGTTCGTCGCGCTGGTCGGCGTGCTCCTGTTCAACTACGTGGGCTTCGAACTGCCGAACAGCGCCGGCGAGGAGATGAAGGACTCCACCCGCGACGTGCCGTTCGCCATCGCCCGGTCGGCGGTCTTCTCGTTCCTCCTCTACGCCGTCCCGATCCTGGGCATCCTGCTGGTGCTCCCGACCGACGCCGTGACGAACTTCGGCGGCCTCGTCGACGCGATCAAGCAGGTCTTCGGCGTCTACGGCGGGCTCGCCCCGGTGATGGGCGGCCTCGCCGGCATCGTCTTCGTGCTCTGCGTGCTCACCTCGGGCGTCACCTGGATCATGGGCTCCGACCGGGCCCTCGCCGTCTCCGGCTACGACGGCGCGGCCCCGCGCTCGCTCGGCGTGATCAACGCGAAGCTCGGCACGCCCGTCCGGGTGAACATCTTCAGCGGCGTCGTCTCGACGATCGTCCTGGTGCTGGCGTACACGATCACCGAGGGCAGCGCGGCGAAGTTCTTCATCGCCGTCCTCGGCGTCACGATCTCGACGACGCTGATCAGCTACCTGCTGATCTTCCCGTCGCTCTGGAAGCTCCGCAGGAGCCACCCCGACGTCGCCCGGCCCTTCCGCATGCCCGCCTACCGCGTCCTCACGGTGGTGCTGATGCTCCTGCTCGCGTTCACGGTCGTGCAGCTCGTGGCGCCCGGCGCGTTCTTCGACTGGTTCGGCAGCGACTTCCGGCCCGACGGGTGGGACGCCTCGGAGAGCGTGACGTACCTCCTCACGGAGCTGGTCCCCGTCGTGGTGTTCATGCTGATCGGAGTCCTGTTCTGGGCTCTCGGCACGAAGACCCGGAGAGAGAACGCCGCCCTCGCCCGCGAGCTCGACGAAGCCGCCGCCTCGACGAGCGGACGATAG